A region of Clostridium acetobutylicum ATCC 824 DNA encodes the following proteins:
- the tgt gene encoding tRNA guanosine(34) transglycosylase Tgt, translating to MYTLLKKTGKVRRGRFETVHGTIETPVFMNVGTLAAIKGAVSSMDLKEINCQVELSNTYHLSLRPGDDVVKKLGGLHKFMNWDRPILTDSGGFQVFSLAEIRKIKEEGVYFNSHIDGRKIFMGPEESMKIQSNLASTIAMAFDECVENPSPREYVERSVERTTRWLVRCKEELDRLNSLPDTINKKQMLFGINQGGVYDDIRIEHAKTIAKMDLDGYAIGGLAVGETHEEMYRIIDAVVPHLPQDKPIYLMGVGTPSNILEAVSRGVDFFDCVLPARNGRHGHVFTKHGKINLRNEKFELDASPIDEGCQCPTCKHYSRAYIRHLFKAKEMLAMRLCVLHNLYFYNTLMEDIRNAIDADCFEEFKNEKLKAWAGKA from the coding sequence TTGTACACACTTTTAAAGAAAACTGGTAAAGTCAGAAGAGGACGATTTGAGACTGTTCATGGAACAATAGAAACTCCTGTATTTATGAATGTTGGTACGCTTGCAGCTATAAAAGGCGCAGTGTCCTCCATGGATCTTAAGGAAATAAATTGTCAAGTTGAGCTTTCAAATACATATCATCTAAGTCTTCGTCCAGGTGATGACGTAGTAAAAAAATTAGGTGGTCTTCATAAATTTATGAATTGGGATAGGCCTATTTTAACAGATTCTGGTGGATTTCAAGTTTTTTCTTTGGCAGAAATAAGAAAAATCAAAGAGGAAGGAGTTTATTTCAATTCGCATATTGATGGAAGAAAGATATTTATGGGACCAGAAGAAAGTATGAAGATACAAAGTAATCTTGCGTCTACTATTGCTATGGCTTTTGATGAATGTGTTGAGAACCCATCTCCGAGAGAATATGTTGAAAGATCCGTTGAGAGAACTACTAGATGGCTTGTAAGATGTAAGGAAGAGTTAGACAGGTTAAATTCGCTTCCTGATACAATAAATAAAAAGCAAATGCTTTTTGGTATAAATCAGGGAGGAGTTTATGATGACATAAGAATAGAGCATGCAAAAACTATAGCTAAAATGGATTTAGATGGCTATGCAATAGGTGGGCTTGCAGTAGGAGAAACTCATGAAGAGATGTACCGCATAATAGATGCAGTTGTTCCACATTTGCCACAAGATAAGCCTATATACTTAATGGGAGTTGGGACTCCAAGTAATATACTTGAAGCAGTTTCAAGAGGAGTGGACTTTTTTGATTGTGTTCTACCTGCTAGAAATGGAAGGCATGGACATGTATTTACTAAACACGGTAAGATAAATCTAAGAAATGAAAAGTTTGAATTAGATGCTTCTCCGATAGATGAAGGATGTCAATGTCCAACATGTAAGCACTATAGTAGAGCTTATATAAGACATTTATTTAAAGCAAAAGAGATGCTTGCTATGCGCTTATGTGTACTCCATAATCTTTATTTCTATAATACACTTATGGAAGATATACGTAATGCAATAGATGCAGATTGTTTTGAAGAATTTAAAAATGAGAAATTAAAAGCATGGGCTGGAAAAGCTTAA
- the scfA gene encoding six-cysteine ranthipeptide SCIFF: MKHIKSINKSNIKESLKKPGCKECANSCQSACKTSCTVANLACESK; the protein is encoded by the coding sequence ATGAAACATATAAAAAGTATTAATAAATCAAATATAAAAGAAAGTCTTAAAAAACCTGGATGTAAGGAATGTGCAAATTCATGCCAATCAGCATGTAAGACATCTTGCACAGTTGCAAATTTAGCTTGCGAAAGTAAATAA
- the scfB gene encoding thioether cross-link-forming SCIFF peptide maturase, with the protein MSLVHKFIQDDQRYIIDVNSGSIHEVDEMVYDLIDEDKIRSKKKLLDRLKNKYKEEEISEAYDEIKELIDEGVLYSKDLYEDIAKESTKSPSFIKALCLNIAHDCNLKCKYCFADEGEYKGCREIMSPEVAKKSIDFVIKHSGPRKNIEVDLFGGEPLMAFDTIKQVVEYAKKEEKKYNKNIRFTMTTNATLLNDEIMDYLDKNMGNIILSFDGRKEVNDKVRVRADGTGSHDAILKNIKKMVARRDKSKQYYVRGTFTRNNTDFFEDVKYIADMGFKEISIEPVVLPDDHNLSLREEDIPQIFEQYDKLYKDMIKRHKEGKEIKFYHFNIDINGGPCVYKRISGCGAGHEYVSITPSGDVYPCHQFVGNEDFKMGTIYDDDNINKEMGNEFREAHIYNKPKCRECWARFYCSGGCQANNYNFNGDMHIPYEIGCKMQKKRIECAIALKAQMVD; encoded by the coding sequence TTGTCATTAGTGCATAAGTTCATTCAAGATGATCAAAGATATATAATAGACGTTAATTCTGGTTCAATACATGAAGTAGATGAGATGGTTTATGATTTAATTGATGAGGATAAAATAAGAAGTAAGAAAAAACTATTAGATAGATTGAAGAATAAATACAAGGAAGAAGAAATTTCAGAAGCATATGATGAAATAAAGGAACTTATTGATGAGGGAGTTCTTTATTCTAAAGATTTATATGAGGATATAGCTAAAGAAAGTACTAAATCTCCATCATTTATAAAGGCTTTATGTTTAAATATAGCACATGATTGCAATTTAAAGTGCAAGTATTGTTTTGCGGATGAGGGAGAATATAAAGGCTGCAGAGAAATAATGTCTCCTGAAGTTGCTAAAAAGTCAATTGATTTCGTCATAAAACATAGTGGACCTCGTAAAAACATTGAAGTGGATTTATTTGGAGGAGAACCTCTTATGGCATTTGATACAATAAAGCAGGTTGTTGAATATGCCAAGAAAGAAGAAAAAAAATACAATAAAAATATAAGATTTACAATGACTACAAATGCAACACTTTTAAATGATGAAATAATGGATTATTTAGATAAAAATATGGGCAATATAATTCTTAGCTTTGATGGAAGAAAAGAAGTTAATGATAAGGTAAGAGTACGAGCAGATGGAACTGGATCACATGATGCTATACTTAAGAATATAAAGAAAATGGTAGCTAGAAGAGACAAATCAAAACAGTATTATGTAAGAGGAACATTTACAAGAAATAATACTGATTTCTTTGAAGACGTAAAGTATATTGCGGATATGGGCTTTAAAGAGATATCCATTGAACCTGTAGTGTTGCCAGATGATCATAATCTTTCATTAAGGGAAGAAGATATACCACAAATATTTGAGCAATACGACAAATTGTATAAAGATATGATAAAGAGACATAAAGAAGGAAAAGAAATTAAATTCTATCATTTTAATATTGATATAAATGGTGGACCATGCGTATACAAAAGGATTTCGGGATGTGGTGCAGGACATGAATATGTATCTATAACGCCATCAGGTGATGTATACCCATGTCATCAATTTGTTGGAAACGAAGATTTCAAAATGGGAACTATATATGATGATGACAATATTAATAAAGAAATGGGTAATGAATTTAGAGAGGCACATATATACAATAAGCCTAAATGTAGAGAATGTTGGGCTAGATTTTACTGCAGTGGTGGATGTCAGGCTAATAATTATAATTTTAATGGAGATATGCATATTCCGTATGAAATAGGATGTAAAATGCAAAAAAAGAGAATAGAGTGTGCTATTGCATTAAAAGCACAGATGGTAGATTAA
- a CDS encoding TIGR04086 family membrane protein produces the protein MEKSSKIYVSAAGGVLRAIFVTLIVILIFSFVSTKISFSEGITNMVILVTTLLSVMYGSIYSSRKSGKKGWLNGLLVGLFYILIFYIVSLVDGSSGGMQLRDFIRVTLAIVVGILSGMLGINI, from the coding sequence TTGGAGAAAAGTAGTAAAATTTACGTTTCGGCAGCAGGAGGAGTTTTAAGGGCAATATTTGTTACTCTTATTGTTATTTTGATTTTTTCTTTTGTTTCTACTAAAATCAGTTTTTCAGAAGGTATTACTAATATGGTTATACTAGTAACTACTCTTTTAAGTGTAATGTATGGCAGTATCTATTCCTCAAGAAAATCTGGCAAAAAGGGCTGGCTTAATGGACTTTTAGTTGGATTGTTTTATATCTTGATATTTTATATTGTTTCTCTTGTAGATGGATCAAGTGGAGGTATGCAATTGAGAGATTTTATAAGAGTTACTTTGGCAATTGTAGTTGGTATATTGTCAGGAATGCTTGGAATTAACATTTAA
- the yajC gene encoding preprotein translocase subunit YajC, translated as MPNTVLTILYVVFLLGMFYVAMYIPDRAKKKKFNKMLSEMRVNDKVVTTGGIMGQITNIQEQFVIIQTGPDKVKIKIKKEAIATVETRKADNQK; from the coding sequence ATGCCAAATACAGTTTTAACGATACTTTATGTTGTATTTTTACTTGGAATGTTTTATGTTGCTATGTATATACCGGATAGAGCTAAAAAGAAGAAGTTTAATAAAATGCTTTCAGAGATGAGAGTAAATGATAAGGTTGTTACAACTGGGGGAATAATGGGACAGATAACTAACATACAAGAACAATTTGTCATTATTCAAACAGGACCTGATAAAGTTAAAATAAAAATAAAAAAAGAAGCAATAGCAACAGTTGAAACGAGAAAAGCAGATAATCAAAAGTAG